The Plasmodium knowlesi strain H genome assembly, chromosome: 10 genomic sequence CAGCATGTctgcgtaatttttttttttttttttttttttttttccttcattttatgACTGCGGGATGGCTACTTTTCTTTGGTTCGTGTGCACTTCGAGCTGCGAAATAAGATAtcagtggaaaaaaaaaaaataaaataaaataacgttCATAAATACTCACAATGGTGTATACCACTCTAATGTGTAACGGAAAGGGGAGGCAGGCACTGGACATGGACCACATAGCATGAAGCACATCGCCGTGAAAAACATCCTGCGCACATGATCCATCCCATCTTACGTCGCTAAAGAGCTTCTTCAGTTTCTCCTCCGAGTTGGTGATGACCTTCTTCCTGCTTTCGCTGCAAGCGGGGGAGGTAGGCGACATTTGCTTGGCTTTTCTTATTTGCAATTCGCTTAGCAACTTGCTCCGCGCTCCGTGATCCACTCGtcatacatatatgggtAGACATAACTCAGCCTGCGGACCTGCCGCCAACGGTGCTTACATTTCCCCCGTGATGTAGTGAATCCTCCTAGTGATGGTGTCgaaacatttatttttttcctcgcgAACTAAAATCAGACCGACCATCTTGTGCAACACGGCATCGTCCTCCAAGTTTTTAACCTCCTGCGAGAAGGACGCATAGGGAAGGGATTTTCTCATGGGTATCTATTTGAGGGTAACAACGCCCATAACCTGCGTAACTACGTGGGCAGATTGGCAGAGGGACAGCCGTGTCCTACCTCCAGGAGAATTTCATTCTCCACCTTCTGCGTTATCAGTTCCTCCAGCTGGGCGTTCAGCTTCTCGCAGCCTTAAGACGgagcaaaaaagggggaatgaaaagaaaaagaaaaaaaaaatggtaaaatatTGATAAATAATTAATAAAAGAATGGTAGAAGAACCCTTCGTTCTTTCGCTTCATCGTCAATGCAAACTTCGTCTCAATCCCAACGTACTTGTCTTCAAGGTGTTTATCTCCTTCACTATTTTTGTCACTTTATCTTGCGACATGGTGTGTATGTACTGTTGCTTTGCTTGTTGCGCgtgggaaagggaaaaagcgGTAATATACTACacgtgcttttttttttttttttttttttttattattttattttattttttttttggttagGGAGGCTCTCTCCTTGGAAAGACGCTTCTTCACAGTGCAGAGCTGAGACTTTCTTTTAACCGACTGAGTTGCTCAATCTGATGTGCCTAATTAGGCATATACCCCGGCGAGGCACATGTGAAAGCTGCGGTggacggaagaaaaaaaaaagaatgaaagaaaaaagcttgCCGATGCTTTGGTCAGTTGGGTAGTCCTAACAAAAGTGTTGGTCTCTACGCCGGTGGGTAGGAAAGGggactttttaaaaatttcaaaaaagggggaaaacataCCAAAATAGGGGGGGgagttgcaaaaaagaaagagaattTACCAAAGTGGGGAGAGGGGCCAAAAAGTTACACAAAATTGCAAAGAATGtagcgcctttttttttttttttttcctttttttttttcgcggctaaaaaaaaaaaagcgggaCACACAAATAGGGGgagcacagaaaaaaaaaaaaaaaaaaaaaaaaaaaaaaaatggcaaaagcGTGGTGGCCATTTCTCCTTAAGTGCAAAATGAgccactttaaaaaaaaggccatgTGCTGCAAATGGGGCGTTGCTAAAGAGTTACGCACGCCAACGGGGGACCGCAACTGGATCGTAGCATGAGGGGGCGATAGGGTGTGGTGATATGGTTTCACATATTTTCTCTCTACTGGGCGTGCAAGAAGTGATGACCATGGTTGGCTCTGCAAATGCCTGTTTTGGTTTCCACCCGGGGAGAGGCATACACTCTTCCTCTACCTTCACCGTAATCTTCGCTGGTTCCCTTCACCCTCACGCCCAGGGCCTACCCAGGCAGATGTCCACGTAGTAGGGAAAAACGAAGCACTCATTTGTGAggacgaattttttttttttttttgttttgatCAAACCAATAATTGCGTTAATTTCCGCGTGAATTTGGGACGACACGTGCTGCTTCAAGTGCGTGCAATTCATGTAGTTAAAATTACTCAAGAGAAAGCGGAAGAAATGtaaatttgtcctttttagTTGGGCGAGCATGTTGTGCAAATGTAGGTATGTGTAAACCACACAAAGCATGTGGGCATTTTGCACGGACAGAAGTTTCAGCGCCCTCGTGCCTTTGTTCACGTCGTGGGATTCTTCTGTTGAGGCTTCTACTGTACCATCCCACATTTGCAGGATGAGACTGTCAAACAAAGCACCGTAGTAAGTGATATCCCTTTGGCCATTTAAAACGAGAGAAAACAATAAACTTATTATCGTCTTGACTGTTATGTTATCCTcttcaacagaaaaaaaaatttttttttttttttttttgggaaaatatttttcaaggaACAACTTATCCAGGAAAAAAGCATCTGCATCTTTATTCTCGTAAAAGAAATTCAATTTGGACAGGATAATATAAATTGTGGCAATGCTAAATTTGGTGTAATTGCTCaaccgttttttttcctttattaaaaatgttcGTACCAATTCGGAGCCATACACTTGAttgttttcatttatatTACTTTCCTCATCCGTCACATATACTTCAAATCTTTTTGATGTGGGTATGGCAAGATAGTTACTCATTGCAGAGAGGAACATACagacttccttttccttgtaAGTTGTGAATAGCTTCCTTTTTACTTCACACAGGAGGATGCCAAGCAGATGGTTGTTGCAGTAATTGTAGCAACTGAGCGTGTGCAAAAGGATCAACTCATATTTATTCTGCAGGTCGAATATGGAAGCGCGATCATCTGTTCGTGATGGGAAAAGAGCAGTGGTGGAAGGACCGCTCCTTCCTCGTGTATGTTGGTCTGGTTTGTAATCACATGGTGGATCCCCTTCGTGTTCGACCGAGTTGTCTGTATTGTTCCTCTTTTCGGTACATCCTCCCTTGATAGCATTTCCCAAATTGGAGGTtgcttctcccccttggcaTGTCTCCAAAAGGCGCTGTGCAATGTGACCTATCAAGCCAGCCACTCTGCACTTCTCGTAACCATACCGATGCATGGAGTGAAGGATAATTATCATCTGACCCAAGGAGAAATTCTTGTACCTGTTCACAACGTAGAAATGGAAGATATCACTGGTTAGGCGGCGAGCTGCGCGGGCGTACTGGTCGGCGTGACGCTCGGCGTGATTTCCCTGAGGTATCACCTTATGTAGGCTATTCAAGATGATGCAAACGCTTTTCGAAttgagggagaaaaacaagGTGTTCTTTTCACCTTTGCTCAGGCGCTGTATTATCAGTtggtttatttcttttttccggATGGAACACTTGGCCGTTACATCTAACAACAAGGTGATGTCCTGTTCATTCATGAGGTGCACGTATCGTTGGAAGAATCCCACAAAGGTGGTGATCAGCTTGCGTAAGTgtcttctcttcccttcctccttcacaTGGGTGAGGGTATTCACTAGCCCCTTAAGGATTAGGACGTAGCTTTGGCTGTTGTATATGTCTTCGCGGAACATTTCCTCAACGGAGTGACTTACGGTTACTGCTTCCAGGTACAGCCGCTCTCCGGGTGATAGCCCATCAGGTGGAAGCTCACTGAGCGTCGCTGCACCTTGAGCCATTTCTCCCTGTAGCTTTGCAGGGACCCCCTTTTTGCCTTGGCTTCTTCTGTAAAAGTCGTATGATAACATTCTAAGCGAATCCAATTTATCGCGTCTGCACGTTAATGTGCTGTACATTCTCCCCCTCCCCAGGAGTAACAACCGCCATGTTCTTATCATTTTGCTTTACTTAACTTTCACCCGTCCTTCCCACCTCTGTGGCTACATGCAACACTCAGTAGGTACGCACCCCTTTAAGATGGACCTACGACGTCGTTCTGGAGTCTCCATTTCCATCTACAAAAGCTGCtcattaaaaaggggaaacttCGTTGTTCCTCTCCCCCACACTCCTCGCTTAGCGTCGGCTACTACCTACGCATTAACCTCTACagttcattttgtaaaaggaaaaaaaaaaaaaaaaaaaaaaaaaagaaccttttcttctatttgAAGAGTGCcgtgatggagaaaaaaaaaaaaaaaaaaaaaaacatcgaaACGTTGCCGAGAAATCGAACCTTTAAATATGCCGCATTGTATGCAGAAAAAACACCCCCCCTTCAAAAAGGGAGGGACACACTGAACGGGGAGGATATTCATCTATTTAGTTTATTCCTCCTAATCTATGGTGAACGATGAAAGGTTTACGATCTGGGTGAAAATCAAATCTTACCAGGAGCCAAGCGTTGTCAGGGGAAAAGCGTCACCCCCGTTGTTTGAACACGCAATGTTCTTCACACccaaaagaaaatgaagtggTAGAACGGATAGCTACAAGTTCATCCAATGTGGGAACGTCTCCATTATTAGGCAAGTTGGACTGTTTTCcttgccccttttttacaGGAAATTGTCCGGGGGCATTGGAAGCAGGGGATAGGAACAATTACCAATAGGGAGAGCAgaaatgtacgtatatatatatatacataaatacatatatgctatatatatgtatgtgtgtgccCTCATGTGTGGCTTGGCTTTCTATTAATCGAGTGTACTGCCGAAGAGGGAGGAGGCGTCCCTCGATTTGCTTTTGCACTTTATGAACTCCATTTCGATGCTTGGTGACGAACTTAATGATAATTTAGTATCCTTCCCCCTGTCAAGCATGTACCGGAAGGTCCAACATATGAAAGTATGAACAGATATGTAATCGGCGCCCTTTCGTATGTCTCTGTGTACATCAGGCGGAAATTCCTTAGGGTGGTAGTTGAATTCGTCCCAGCAATGCAAATATCACCATGGTAATTTCCCCTTGATGAAAAGTAGCGCACCCTCCTTCGTGAATGTTTTTAGGCGGTTGGAATGTAGGATAGGGATTTGCCACAGGAGGGTTCACTGTGTGATCGTCACACCTAGTATAATATAAGAGAACGGGAATGGGGAATAGCCTATATACATCTGTAGGAAGTGAGCAACGGGTTATATGCACAGGTTGCACTTGTGTATGCAGACTGGTCCACACGAGTTCGCGCGATCCTCCCATGAGCATTGAATTGTTGTGGCAATTCGCTTTGAAAAAGGAGCAGCCGTGAGGTAAGTCGGATTCTGTAAGTATACGCATCTGATGAGAGGTGAACGTAACTTATGCCGAGACGATATACGTTCAGTCGAGATGATACTTCCGGGTGATAACACCATCATATGTGCATTGTTACCATTAGGTATGGGGCCCGTGCACTTTGGGGGTGAAccattttttgtgcaccCATGTGGGTATACTGCTACCGCACGTGCACCGACACCTGCGCTCTGTTTTTCGCCGGCGAAAGGGGGCCACGAGGGAGGGCACTGAAGGAAGGTACCTCGCACGAGCGGTAGTGAACGATACGTCGAAAACGTGTAGCGAAAGGTGCTCCGGAAGGGAAGTAAATTTCACCCTCACATGTGCTGTGACGTGCATAATGCGATACGGGCACATCCCCAGCTGAGGAAAAATGGTACCCAATCGTCGCACAGGAGATTGTAAACAGGAAAAAACGCaaacaggtaaaaaaaaaaaaaaaaaaaaaaaaaaaaaaaaaaaaaaatgcatacatattGGTAAACACCAAGGTGATCACAATTGTCACCAAATTATGAACGTATTGTCAaaaagtttgaaaaaaattgtaaaaaaattatgaacaaactgatacaaaattattaacgTATTCTGTCAACATTAACTTGTCAACACTTTCAAGCGCACGCTGTCATCCTACTGCAACGTGCCAACTGTCAAACGAAGTTAAAAGCGCCTGCATATATCAGGAGAGGAACTCACAAGAACGCCCAAAAGAAAGgtgtaaaaattattttatttttttttttttttcaactttagTTGTATTTGTTGAAAGATGTAGATTTGTGTGCCTCGCCACAAAGCAACTAAGTTGTTCGCACGTAAGTGACGCCCTTGAACATTTTCTTAGTGCTACCACTTCATGgccctttttattccatccCGTTTCCCCctcaggaagaaggtgtgAAAAGTCGGCACAGGAAGTGTTTCACCCTCGCCTGGAGTGGAAGCCACGTGATCAAGCGAATCGCGTGAGAGAAACAACCACGCAAGCGCTTACCACTCACCACTTGATAAAAACTCCGGCATGGAAAACTTCCAGGGACTAAAGTTCTCCGCGAAGGCGCCAACAGGATGCAGCGCCTACGGAAAGGAAGACGGAATCGAGGTGAAGTtcgagaggaaggaagatgaCAACTTTGTGTACTCGACGTATGAGCATGTAGAGACACAAGTGCAGAAGAAGTCGGCGAATGTCAATGGTGGAACAGTTGGTGCTGGAGGACAGGTGACGTTCTCCTGCAAGAAGGTGAGCACGAGCTACGAAATCAAGgtagagaaaatgaagaacaaaaaactGGGGGTACTATTAATTGGTATTGGAGGAAATAACGCCACCACGCTGTTAGGTGGAATTTGTGCAAACGCAAAGAAGCTAACGTACACAAATAAGTACGACGTGAAGAAGGCCAACTATTTAGGTAGTGTGTTTCTCTCGTCCAATGTAAGGCTAGGATATGACGCAAAGAATTTGGAGCACTCGTATTGTCCCATACATAAGCTAATTGAGGTATATAACCCAGAAAATATCACCTTCGGAGGATGGGACCTTAACAACCTGAATTTAAGAGATTGCCTGGTGAGAAACAAAGTATTTGAGCAGGATTtggtggagaaaataaaggacGACATGAATTACGTTCCACTGAAAAGTGTGTACTTCAAAGGAAATTTCATTGCAGCTAATCAACAAAAGAGagtaaataatattttagtCGGGAAAGATAAGCTAGAAGTTCTTGAACAAGTGAGAAAACAAATTagctcctttaagaagacAAACAATTTAGATGAAGTAATTGTGCTGTGGTCTGGAAACACTGAAAAGAATATTGCACATATTCAAGGGGTAAATGATACAtatgaaaatattcttttggcatgtaaaaataatcacCCATCTGTTTCTCCAAGCATTGTATATGCCTTGGCATCTGTGTTGGAGAACTGCCCCTTTATCAACAGCAGTCCCCAGAATACTCTGGTCAATGGTGTCGTACAGCTCGCTCAGCAGAAGGGCATTTTCATCGTTGGCAATGACTTGAAGACGGGACAGACCAAGATCAAGAACTTCCTCCTTGATTTTTACTTTGGCACAGGTAAGGCGTCGTAGCATTGCTAAGATTCGTTCTTTCTGACAATTCCTCCAACAGGCAAATTGTGCCAATATCACCCTCTCCTTCATTTATCACCTCATTATCATGACCACCCCATCGCACAGGTCTGAAGCCAAAGAGTATCGTCTCGTATAACCATTTGGGAAACAACGACGGCAAGAACCTCTCCTCAGATCTCCAATTTTAcagcaaaaaaatttctaaGAGCAACCTCATCTGTGATTACGTGAAAGCCAACGAGCACATGTACGctgatgaagaagaggaaaaaaccCTGTCGAATAAGTTCATGAAGGAAAGTGGAGATTACTGCAAGGGAGATAGCCTTGTCTCCACGTCTACAGACGTAACAGACCTGGAAGCGGATTACGCATATGTAGATGCAATTGAGAACCA encodes the following:
- a CDS encoding prefoldin subunit 6, putative codes for the protein MSQDKVTKIVKEINTLKTSCEKLNAQLEELITQKVENEILLEEVKNLEDDAVLHKMVGLILVREEKNKCFDTITRRIHYITGEIESRKKVITNSEEKLKKLFSDLEVHTNQRKVAIPQS
- a CDS encoding inositol-3-phosphate synthase, putative: MENFQGLKFSAKAPTGCSAYGKEDGIEVKFERKEDDNFVYSTYEHVETQVQKKSANVNGGTVGAGGQVTFSCKKVSTSYEIKVEKMKNKKLGVLLIGIGGNNATTLLGGICANAKKLTYTNKYDVKKANYLGSVFLSSNVRLGYDAKNLEHSYCPIHKLIEVYNPENITFGGWDLNNLNLRDCLVRNKVFEQDLVEKIKDDMNYVPLKSVYFKGNFIAANQQKRVNNILVGKDKLEVLEQVRKQISSFKKTNNLDEVIVLWSGNTEKNIAHIQGVNDTYENILLACKNNHPSVSPSIVYALASVLENCPFINSSPQNTLVNGVVQLAQQKGIFIVGNDLKTGQTKIKNFLLDFYFGTGLKPKSIVSYNHLGNNDGKNLSSDLQFYSKKISKSNLICDYVKANEHMYADEEEEKTLSNKFMKESGDYCKGDSLVSTSTDVTDLEADYAYVDAIENQKVNSEIVIKYVPYVGDDKKAIDEYISEIFMNGKNTISLYNVCQDSLLASPILIDLILLVELSQRVYFKGDFLTSSGIVAAPQSKISNPINVGGDYQLNHTIVEAKYPEFKKMECVLFLSSLFCKSPFNSSVYKTRHSFFSQLESLCNYVRIICGLPVDDHLDLPYMI